In Streptomyces ambofaciens ATCC 23877, a single genomic region encodes these proteins:
- a CDS encoding SpoIIE family protein phosphatase/ATP-binding protein yields the protein MVRLMGRSGERSPRRPSGPLARYRRDADRPRRGEDRGRRRAAALRSALSGRSVAAQVFAMNVVIVLLLVVAAAVALVLQGRHDSEVEARNRSVSVAATFANSPGVPEALRAPDPTAILQPRAEATREATGVDFVVVMNTDGIRYTHPRPDRIGKQFVGDIAPALAGETVTEEIEGTIGPLVQAVVPVKAADGTVVGLVSAGITTENVGGVADRQLPLVLTAAAAGLALATGGTALVSRRLLRQTHGLGPHEMTRMYEHHDAVLHSVREGVLIVGGEGQLLLANDEAQRLLDLPPDAEGRHVLRLGLPDDTAELLASGRVATDEVHLVKDRLLAVNQRPTDVRGGPAGSVATLRDSTELRALSGRADTARERLDILYAAGVAIGTSLDVGRTAEELAELAVPRFADYVSVDLFDTVLAGGQPEGVTPLRRTALSGVREEVPLYPVGRQLRFVASSPQGRSLDTGRPVLEPRLGEAAGWQAQDLERSAQVVEYGVHSLITVPLRAGSLMLGVVSFWRSEKAEPFDEDELALAEELVARAAVSIDNARRYTREHSMAVTLQRSLLPRRMPDQNALDVAYRYLPAQAGVGGDWFDVLPLSGARVALVVGDVVGHGLHAAATMGRLRTAVHNFASLDLPPDELLGLLDELVNRIDQDEAADDSSAPVTGATCLYAIYDPVSSTCVMARAGHPPPALIRPDGGVEFPEVPAGPPLGLGGLPFETTELRLAEGSRLVLYTDGLVEDREHDIDVGLEHLRQALETAGESPEETCRTVLDARLPDRPGDDIALLVARTRALGPDRVAEWQVPNDPAAVGEVRAEVTRRLADWGLDELAFTTELILSELVTNAIRYGGETVQVRVLHDRSLICEVFDSSSTSPHLRYAAMTDEGGRGLFLVAQLAERWGTRYTPAGKVIWAEQPVP from the coding sequence ATGGTCCGACTGATGGGTCGATCGGGAGAGCGGTCACCCCGTCGTCCCAGCGGTCCGCTCGCCCGGTACCGGCGAGACGCGGACCGGCCGCGACGGGGAGAGGACAGGGGACGGCGGCGTGCCGCGGCCCTGCGCTCGGCCCTGTCCGGACGCAGTGTCGCCGCCCAGGTCTTCGCCATGAACGTGGTCATCGTGCTGCTGCTCGTGGTCGCCGCGGCCGTGGCGCTGGTGCTCCAGGGACGGCACGACAGCGAGGTGGAGGCCCGCAACCGGTCGGTCTCCGTCGCCGCGACGTTCGCGAACTCCCCCGGTGTCCCCGAGGCGCTGCGCGCCCCCGACCCCACCGCGATCCTCCAGCCGCGGGCGGAGGCCACGCGCGAGGCGACGGGCGTGGACTTCGTCGTCGTCATGAACACCGACGGGATCCGCTACACCCACCCCAGACCCGACCGGATCGGCAAGCAGTTCGTGGGAGACATCGCCCCCGCGCTGGCCGGGGAGACGGTGACCGAGGAGATAGAAGGGACCATCGGCCCGCTGGTGCAGGCGGTGGTCCCCGTCAAGGCGGCCGACGGCACGGTCGTGGGCCTCGTATCGGCCGGTATCACGACGGAGAACGTGGGCGGCGTCGCCGACCGGCAGCTGCCGCTGGTGCTGACCGCCGCGGCCGCCGGCCTCGCGCTGGCCACCGGCGGCACGGCGCTCGTCAGCCGGCGTCTGCTGCGGCAGACGCACGGCCTGGGACCGCACGAGATGACCCGGATGTACGAACACCACGACGCGGTCCTGCACAGCGTCCGGGAAGGCGTGCTCATCGTCGGCGGGGAGGGGCAGCTGCTGCTCGCCAACGACGAGGCACAGCGCCTGCTCGACCTGCCGCCCGACGCCGAGGGCCGGCACGTCCTCCGCCTCGGTCTCCCGGACGACACGGCCGAGCTGCTGGCCTCCGGACGCGTCGCCACCGACGAGGTCCACCTGGTCAAGGACCGGTTGCTGGCGGTCAACCAGCGGCCCACGGACGTACGGGGCGGCCCGGCCGGCAGTGTCGCCACCCTCCGCGACTCCACCGAGCTGCGGGCCCTGTCCGGCCGGGCCGACACCGCCCGGGAACGCCTGGACATCCTGTACGCCGCCGGCGTGGCCATCGGCACCAGTCTCGACGTGGGACGGACCGCCGAGGAACTGGCGGAGCTGGCCGTGCCCCGGTTCGCGGACTACGTGAGCGTGGACCTGTTCGACACCGTGCTGGCGGGCGGTCAGCCGGAGGGCGTGACCCCGCTGCGCCGCACCGCGCTCAGCGGCGTCCGCGAGGAGGTCCCGCTCTATCCGGTGGGCCGGCAGCTCCGGTTCGTGGCGTCGTCCCCGCAGGGCCGGTCGCTGGACACCGGGCGGCCCGTCCTGGAGCCCCGCCTCGGCGAGGCCGCGGGCTGGCAGGCCCAGGACCTCGAACGCTCCGCGCAGGTCGTGGAGTACGGCGTCCACTCGCTGATCACCGTGCCGCTGCGCGCGGGGTCCCTGATGCTCGGGGTGGTCAGCTTCTGGCGTTCGGAGAAGGCCGAGCCGTTCGACGAGGACGAGCTGGCCCTCGCCGAGGAACTGGTCGCACGCGCCGCGGTCTCCATCGACAACGCGCGCCGCTACACGCGCGAGCACAGCATGGCGGTGACCCTCCAGCGCAGCCTGCTGCCCCGCAGGATGCCCGACCAGAACGCCCTGGACGTCGCCTACCGGTACCTGCCCGCGCAGGCGGGGGTCGGCGGGGACTGGTTCGACGTGCTGCCGCTGTCGGGCGCCCGCGTCGCGCTGGTGGTCGGCGACGTGGTCGGCCACGGGCTGCACGCCGCGGCCACCATGGGGCGGCTGCGCACGGCGGTGCACAACTTCGCCTCCCTCGACCTGCCGCCCGACGAGCTGCTCGGTCTGCTGGACGAGCTGGTCAACCGCATCGACCAGGACGAGGCGGCCGACGACAGCAGCGCCCCGGTCACCGGCGCGACCTGCCTCTACGCGATCTACGACCCGGTCTCCAGCACCTGCGTGATGGCCCGGGCGGGTCATCCGCCGCCCGCCCTGATCCGGCCCGACGGCGGCGTCGAGTTCCCCGAGGTGCCCGCCGGTCCACCGCTGGGCCTGGGCGGCCTCCCCTTCGAGACGACCGAACTGCGCCTGGCGGAGGGCAGCCGGCTGGTGCTCTACACCGACGGGCTGGTCGAGGACCGAGAGCACGACATCGACGTCGGTCTCGAGCACCTGCGGCAGGCGCTGGAGACGGCCGGCGAGTCGCCCGAGGAGACCTGCCGGACCGTCCTCGACGCCCGGCTCCCCGACCGGCCGGGCGACGACATCGCCCTGCTGGTCGCCCGCACCCGCGCGCTCGGTCCCGACCGGGTCGCCGAGTGGCAGGTCCCGAACGACCCGGCGGCGGTCGGCGAGGTGCGGGCCGAGGTCACGCGTCGGCTGGCCGACTGGGGGCTGGACGAGCTGGCGTTCACGACGGAGCTGATCCTCAGCGAGCTGGTCACCAACGCGATCCGGTACGGCGGCGAGACCGTGCAGGTCAGGGTCTTGCACGACCGCAGCCTGATCTGCGAGGTGTTCGACAGCAGCAGCACCTCGCCCCACCTCCGCTACGCGGCCATGACGGACGAGGGCGGACGCGGACTCTTCCTCGTCGCACAGCTCGCCGAACGCTGGGGCACGCGCTACACGCCGGCCGGAAAGGTCATCTGGGCCGAGCAGCCGGTGCCCTGA